The Triticum aestivum cultivar Chinese Spring chromosome 3A, IWGSC CS RefSeq v2.1, whole genome shotgun sequence genome includes a region encoding these proteins:
- the LOC123063641 gene encoding malignant T-cell-amplified sequence 1 homolog (The sequence of the model RefSeq protein was modified relative to this genomic sequence to represent the inferred CDS: added 11 bases not found in genome assembly), whose protein sequence is MFKKFSSEDISGQNQVKASVQRRIRQSIAEEYPLLEPLLEDMLPKKSPMIVVKCQNHLNLVVVNNVPLFFNIRDGPYMPTLRLLHQYPNIMKKFQVDRGAIKFVLSGANIMCPGLTSPGGVLDNEVEEETPVAIMAEGKQHALAIGFTKMSAKDISTINKGIGVDNMHYLNDGLWKMERLE, encoded by the exons GTTCTCTTCCGAGGACATATCCGGGCAGAATCAGGTCAAGGCGTCTGTGCAGCGGAGGATCCGGCAAAGCATCGCCGAGGAG TACCCTCTCCTCGAACCATTGCTGGAGGACATGCTTCCGAAGAAGTCGCCGATGATTGTTGTTAAATG CCAAAATCATCTCAATCTTGTGGTGGTGAACAATGTCCCACTCTTCTTCAACATCCGCGATGGTCCATACATGCCAACCCTGCGCCTTCTTCATCAGT ATCCTAACATCATGAAGAAGTTCCAAGTGGACAGAGGTGCTATCAAGTTTGTTCTCTCTGGTGCCAACATAATGTGCCCTGGACTCACATCGCCTGGTGGTGTGTTGGACAATGAAGTCGAGGAGGAAACGCCAGTG GCTATAATGGCTGAAGGCAAGCAACACGCATTGGCGATTGGATTCACAAAGATGTCAGCGAAAGACAT AAGCACCATCAACAAAGGAATTGGAGTTGACAACATGCACTATTTGAATGATGGCCTGTGGAAG ATGGAGCGGCTTGAGTAG